The proteins below are encoded in one region of Micromonospora sp. DSM 45708:
- a CDS encoding CHAT domain-containing protein produces MPDSTGSGAGTAQAALDAVQRYPREAIAIAQRVLAAGPAAGADERSTAERAVGLALRELNDLPGALRHLRRAVRTAGTPRTRALARMSLGYVLANAGHTAAALRAVTAALPQLVGADAGRARMQRGVVLHYRGRYDEAVRDYGLAVDIALREGDLLLEARARNNRGLLNAYRGAAGGTDDLSRAAAAFQRLGLDLAAADARWNRGIAAGQRGDIAGALRCFATVDEEYRRLAVPRPALLLDRVELLLSVPLVDEAVAVATAAVRELRRRGMASDLAEALLARARAALLAADLDTATEAAAAARARFRRQGRRTWAVFARHVELRAEYRRGTRSAALFTAMTRTADQLDATGWPGPALTTRIEAGLVAAALGRPGRARNLLAVAARARRRGTADRRAQGWYALALSRRLGGDEPGAARALRHGLAVLDRHRMSLGATELRAHSGTYGQELAAEGLDIAVRAGAPARVLAWAERWRANALRTRPARPPADPDLVAALAELRLVSGLLEDEVLAGRPATALRGRQARLEQRIRDLARRVPGGGAVLAPPGVGALAARLGPRVLVELVAHGDRIRAVLVRDGRASLHDLGPLAAAADLARRHRFALRRLVTTGDAVAARAGAVHAAVALDRLLFAPLRRRLADRALVIVPVGALHAVPWSALPTCAGRPVTVAPSATAWLGADRRELPAGPPVLAAGPRLPAGHTEVCRLAQVLPGARQLTGPDATAAALTAALDGAGLVHIAAHGTFRADNPQFSTLELADGPLFAHEWEAVARPPGCVVLSACDSGLTGVRPGDEVMGFTAVLLALGTRCLIATVLPVPAEPTTALMLDLHARMRAGAGPARALADAQRAFGAAGDGPARATAAAFVCFGAG; encoded by the coding sequence ATGCCCGACAGCACCGGTTCCGGTGCCGGCACGGCCCAGGCGGCACTTGACGCCGTCCAGCGCTACCCGCGCGAGGCGATCGCGATCGCCCAGCGGGTGCTGGCCGCCGGGCCCGCGGCCGGGGCCGACGAGCGCTCCACCGCCGAGCGGGCCGTCGGTCTGGCCCTGCGGGAGCTCAACGACCTGCCCGGCGCGCTGCGCCACCTGCGCCGCGCGGTCCGGACCGCCGGCACGCCCCGGACCCGGGCGTTGGCGCGGATGAGCCTGGGCTACGTGTTGGCCAACGCCGGCCACACCGCTGCGGCGCTGCGCGCGGTGACCGCCGCGCTGCCGCAGCTCGTCGGCGCCGACGCGGGGCGGGCCCGGATGCAGCGGGGCGTGGTGCTGCACTACCGAGGTCGCTACGACGAGGCGGTACGCGACTACGGCCTGGCCGTCGACATCGCCCTGCGCGAGGGTGACCTGTTGCTGGAGGCGCGGGCGCGCAACAACCGGGGGCTGCTCAACGCCTACCGGGGCGCCGCCGGCGGCACCGACGACCTGTCCCGAGCGGCAGCCGCCTTCCAACGGCTGGGCCTGGACCTCGCCGCGGCCGACGCCCGTTGGAACCGCGGCATCGCGGCCGGCCAGCGCGGCGACATCGCCGGCGCGCTGCGCTGCTTCGCCACCGTCGACGAGGAGTACCGGCGGCTCGCCGTACCCCGGCCGGCGCTGCTGCTGGACCGCGTCGAGCTGCTGCTGTCGGTGCCGCTGGTCGACGAGGCGGTGGCGGTCGCGACGGCGGCCGTCCGGGAACTGCGGCGCCGGGGCATGGCCTCCGACCTCGCCGAGGCGCTGCTGGCCCGGGCCCGCGCGGCGCTGCTCGCCGCGGACCTGGACACCGCGACCGAGGCCGCCGCCGCGGCCCGGGCCCGGTTCCGTCGCCAGGGCCGGCGTACCTGGGCCGTCTTCGCCCGGCACGTCGAGCTGCGCGCCGAGTACCGCCGGGGCACCCGCTCGGCAGCCCTGTTCACCGCCATGACGCGTACCGCCGACCAGCTCGACGCCACCGGGTGGCCGGGTCCGGCGCTGACCACCCGGATCGAGGCCGGCCTGGTGGCCGCCGCGCTGGGACGGCCGGGCCGGGCCCGGAACCTGCTGGCGGTGGCCGCCCGGGCCCGCCGTCGCGGCACCGCCGACCGGCGAGCACAGGGCTGGTACGCCCTGGCCCTGTCACGCCGGCTCGGCGGGGACGAACCCGGGGCCGCCCGGGCGCTGCGCCACGGGCTGGCCGTGCTCGACCGGCACCGCATGTCGCTCGGCGCCACGGAGCTGCGTGCCCACAGCGGAACGTACGGTCAGGAACTGGCGGCCGAGGGCCTCGACATCGCGGTCCGGGCCGGCGCGCCGGCACGGGTCCTGGCGTGGGCGGAGCGGTGGCGGGCCAACGCGTTGCGGACCCGGCCGGCCCGGCCCCCGGCCGACCCCGACCTGGTGGCGGCGCTCGCCGAGCTCCGACTCGTCAGCGGCCTGCTCGAAGACGAGGTGCTGGCCGGCCGCCCGGCAACCGCCCTGCGCGGCCGGCAGGCCCGGCTGGAACAGCGCATCCGGGACCTGGCCCGGCGGGTGCCCGGTGGGGGCGCCGTGCTGGCCCCGCCCGGGGTGGGCGCGCTGGCCGCGCGGCTCGGCCCCCGGGTGCTGGTCGAGCTGGTGGCCCACGGCGACCGGATCCGGGCGGTGCTGGTCCGCGACGGCCGGGCCAGCCTGCACGACCTGGGCCCGCTCGCCGCCGCGGCGGACCTGGCCCGCCGGCACCGGTTCGCCCTGCGCCGGCTGGTCACCACCGGCGACGCGGTCGCCGCGCGGGCGGGGGCCGTCCACGCCGCGGTCGCCCTGGACCGGCTGCTGTTCGCCCCGCTGCGGCGGCGGCTGGCCGACCGGGCCCTGGTGATCGTTCCGGTCGGGGCGCTGCACGCGGTGCCCTGGTCGGCGCTGCCCACCTGCGCGGGGCGTCCGGTGACCGTCGCCCCCTCGGCCACCGCCTGGCTCGGGGCGGACCGGCGGGAGCTGCCGGCCGGGCCGCCGGTCCTGGCCGCCGGCCCGCGACTGCCGGCCGGGCACACCGAGGTATGCCGGCTCGCCCAGGTCCTGCCCGGGGCGCGGCAGCTCACCGGGCCCGACGCCACCGCCGCGGCGTTGACCGCCGCGCTGGACGGGGCGGGGCTGGTGCACATCGCCGCCCACGGCACGTTCCGCGCGGACAACCCGCAGTTCTCCACCCTGGAACTGGCCGACGGGCCGCTGTTCGCCCACGAGTGGGAGGCGGTCGCCCGGCCGCCCGGCTGCGTGGTGCTCTCCGCCTGTGACTCCGGCCTGACCGGGGTACGCCCCGGCGACGAGGTCATGGGGTTCACCGCGGTGCTCCTGGCGCTCGGCACCCGGTGCCTGATCGCGACCGTGTTGCCCGTGCCGGCCGAGCCCACCACGGCACTGATGCTGGACCTGCACGCGCGGATGCGGGCGGGTGCCGGCCCGGCGCGAGCCCTCGCCGACGCGCAGCGGGCGTTCGGCGCGGCGGGCGACGGTCCGGCCCGGGCCACCGCGGCGGCGTTCGTCTGCTTCGGGGCCGGCTGA